The following is a genomic window from uncultured Propionivibrio sp..
GCAGCAATTCGGTTGATCCGGGAGCCAGAAGACGTCTCGAACCGTGCAGAACAAGAAAGAAGCCGCATCCCCGCCGGCCGTCGCCGTGCGCCTGCGCGCCTCTTGTCCTGATGACCCATGCACTGTCCCGAGGAGAGGATCATGTCGCCACAACAGCCCGCCCAGCCGGCCAACCAGGCCACTTCCCCAACGACCGCCCCCGTCGCGAGCATCGCGATGCGCAAGCGTTGCCATCCCGATGGCATCGGCCTGTCGCATTACGTACTGATGGACCGGAAAGCGGCCAAGTAAATGAAAGTTGCCGAACTGACGCGGGCCGCGGGCCCGCTTTTGGCCGTCGACATCGAACACGGAACCCATGCCGCTGTCATTGAGCCGAATTCGGCTTTCTGGATGCTGGTCGACAAGCACCGCATCGACGAAGCCACTGCCGATCACCTGCCAATGATGCAGGCCTGGCGCGATCAGGCCGACGATTTCGCCCGCGAAATGCAGGCCCTGCGTTTCGGCCTGACGCCCTCCGGCGTCTACCTGAACCCGACCGAGCGTTGCAACCTCGATTGCAGCTATTGCTATCTGCCGCGTTCGCAACGACGCGATGGCCAGCGCATGACGACCGACCGGTTGCTCGGCGCGCTCGAACGCCTGCGCGACTACTTCCGCACGGTGATGCCGTCGGGCCGCCTGCCGCGAGCGATTTTCCATGGCGCCGAGCCGCTGATGAACCGCGACGCCGTCTTCGCCGCGATCGACGCCTTCGGCGCCGACTTCGACTTCGGCGTGCAGACCAACGCCACCCTGCTCGATGACAGTGCCATCGAATTCCTGACGGCGCGCAACGTCAGCATCGGCCTCTCGCTCGACGGGCCGCTCGCCGGCATCACCGACGCCACGCGCAAAACCTGGGCAGGCAAAAGCGTTCATGACAAAGTGCTGGATGCGATGGCACGCCTGCGCGGCTACGGTTCTTGGAGCGTGATCGCCACCTGCACGACGGAAAACCTGCCGCATCTCAACGCGCTCGTCGATCTTTTCTACGCCGCCGAAGTGCCGACTTGCATGCTCAATGCATTGCGCTGCACGCTGCCCGACGCCCGCACGGTGAAGCCCGATGATACGACGATGGCGAGCGCCTTCATCGCCGCGCTCGAGCATTCGCACGCGCTGTTCCGCGAGACCGGCCGCAAGCTCGTCGTCGCCAACTTCGCCAACATCCTGATCGGCATCCTCGCGCCGACGGCGCGACGGCTGATGTGCGACCTCTCGCCCTGCGGCGGCGGCCGCGCCTTCTTCGCGCTCGCCGCCGACGGCAGCCTCTATCCGTGCAGCGAATTCATCGGCCTGCCGCGCTTCAACGGCGGCAACCTGTTCGATGACCGTGGCATCGAGACGGCACTCGCTTCCGAAGCGTTCCGCAGCGTCACCGCGCGCAACGTCGATACCTTCGCGCCGTGCAACGACTGTCCGATCCGGCACTTCTGCGGCTCGCCCTGCCCGGCCGAAGCGCACGAAATGAACGGCGGCATGGACCGCACCGGCGCCTTCTGCGGCTTCTACAAGGCGCAGGTCCGTTACGCGCTGCGCCTGATCGCCGACGGCAGGGCCGACGATTTTCTCTGGGACGGCTGGGACGACGCCACGGAAACCGTCTTCAGCCATTTCGGATAACCCGCATTCCTCAGGATTCCATCATCATGACTTCCCCCTTATTCTCGCTCGCCGCCCCCGATCGCGCCCTCGGCGCCGCGCTGCAGCACAAAATCGACCGCAAGACCAAGCCGCTCGGCGCGCTCGGACAACTCGAAACGATGGCGCGGCAGATCGGCCTGATCCAGCAAACCGCGACGCCCCGCCTCACGCATCCGCAGATCCTGGTCTTCGCCGGTGACCACGGCGCCGCCAAGGCCGGTGTCTCCGCCTATCCGCAGGAAGTGACCTGGCAGATGGTCGAGAATTTCCTCGCCGGCGGCGCCGGCATCAACGTCTTCGCCCGCCAGAACGGCATCGGCCTGACCGTCGTCGATGCCGGCGTCGCCCACGATTTCGGCGTCCGTGACGGCCTCGTCGACGCCAAGATCGCCCCGGGAACACGCAACTACATCGAGGAACCGGCGATGACCGACGCCGAGTGCGACGCGGCGCTGGAACGCGGCGCCGCGCTCGTCCGCGCGCTCGCCGCCGAGGGCTGCAACGTCATCGGCTTCGGCGAGATGGGCATCGGCAACACCGCCTCGGCCTCACTCATTACCCACTGTCTGACCGGCGTGCCGTTGGCCGAATGCATCGGTCGCGGCACCGGCCTCGACGACGCCGGGCTGCAACGCAAGCGCGCGCTGCTCGACCAGGCGCTCGCCCGCACCGGCCGCATCACCGATCCGCTCGCCGCGCTGACCGAGTTCGGCGGCTACGAGATCGCCATGATGGCCGGCGCCATGCTGGCTGCCGCGCAGGCCGGCATGGTCCTGCTGATCGACGGCTTCATCGTCAGTTCGGCCGCGCTCGTCGCCGCCAAGCTGGCGCCCCATTTCACCGAGTACTGCATTTTCTGCCACCACTCGGCCGAACCCGGTCATCGCGCCCAGCTCGCGGCGATGCAGGTGGCGCCGCTGATTAACCTGGGCCTGCGTCTCGGTGAAGGCACCGGCGCCGCCCTGGCGTATCCGCTGGTGCTGGCGGCGGTCAATTTCCTCAACGAAATGGCCAGTTTCGAGTCGGCCGGCGTCTCCGACAAGGGCTAAGCGCCCCGCGACCAACGCGGTTTCTGCAGCCGAGTCCTGAACAAAAACAAGGTCTTGGCTTGTGGAAATCCGCAGTTTTCATTCCCCGCCGCCTTGGCGTAAAATGGGCGCGAATTTCAGGTTCCTTGTTCCCCATGGGGAACGGGTGAAACGGGAAGTCGGTGACTCCGCCGTGCGCGGTAATTCCGACGCAGCCCCCCGCTGCTGTAGGCCTGACGAATCCGGCACGATGCCACTGTGCGACACAATCGCATGGGAAGGCGCCGGAGGAGGAAGACGGCAAGCCAGAAGACCGGCCTGGAATGAATGTGGTGCCAATCCTCGGGGTGAGGGGTGAGGTTCTGACGATTCGTTGCCGCGCTTCAATGGTCCTCCGTCTACCGCGGACCGGCAGCCCATCCTCTGATCGACTCCCCTTTTTCCGAGACCGTTGTCATGGTTGTCGTGTCGTTTTCGGAATCAGAGGTGAATCATGCATATCATGGAAGGCTATCTCCCCGTCGAGCATGCCCTCGGCTGGACCGCCGCCTCGGCACCTTTCGTCGCCTACGGAATCCATGCCGTGCGCAAACGCTTCCGTGACAATCCCGAACAGCGCATGCTGCTCGGCGTCGCCGCCGCCTTCACCTTCATCCTCTCGGCCCTGAAGCTGCCTTCGGTCACCGGCAGCTGCTCGCACCCCACCGGCACCGGCCTCGGCGCATTGCTCTTCGGTCCCGCCGTGATGGCGCCGATCGGCCTCGTCGTGCTGCTCTTTCAGGCGCTGCTGCTCGCCCACGGCGGCCTGACGACGCTTGGCGCCAATGTCTTCTCGATGGCGATCGTCGGCCCCTTCGTCGCCGCCGGCATCTTCCGCGTCGCCCGCGGCCTGCGCCTGTCACTGGCGCTCAGCGTCTTCCTCGCGGCCTGCCTGTCTGACCTCGCCACCTACGTCACGACCTCGGTCCAGCTCGCCTGGGCCTTCCCCGACGCAACCGGCGGTTTCGCTGTCTCGCTCGCCAAGTTTGCCGGCATCTTCGCCATCACGCAGATCCCGCTGGCGATCAGCGAAGGACTGCTGACCGTCCTCGTCTTCAACGCGCTGGCCCGCTTCAACGCCCAGGAGTTGCGCAGCCTCAAGCTGTCGACCGACCTGGAAGTCCGCGCGCAATGAAGAAACGCCCGGTCAACCTGCTGTTGATCCTCGGCGTCGTGCTGCTCTCGGCGCTGCCGCTGTGGCTCGTGCAGAAACCCGAGACGACACCGGACGGCCAGACGGCGGAGATCTTCACCGGTGCCGACGACAAGGCCAAGAACATGATCGGCGACATCAACCCCGACTACAAGCCGTGGTTCTCGCCGATCCTCGAACCTGCCAGCAACGAGATCGCCTCGCTGCTTTTCGCGCTGCAGGCGGCGATCGGCGCCGGCGTCATCGGTTATTACCTCGGCGTCTCGGTGACGCGCGAAAAATTCCGGCGCGAGGCCGAGAAGAAAGCCGCCGCGCCGACCGCTCCGGAGAACGAACGCAGTGCTGATTGAGCAGTCGGCCTACACCAATCGCTGGCGCAGCATCTCCCCGGCCGCCAAAGGTCTGTTCGCGCTCAGCGGCCTCATCGCTTCGTTCGCTGCGGCAACGCCGGCGACGGCCGGCATCGTCGCGCTCGCACTGGTCGCCGTGACGCTGTTCGGCGCCGGTATCGGCGGTATGCGACTCGCACGCGTCGCCGCCCCTGCGCTCGGATTTCTGCTCATCGGCAGCCTGAGTCTGCTGGTCTCACCGGTACTCGACGCCGGCGGCAGCCTGACGCTGCAATGGCTGCCCGAAGGCAGCGCGCCGTTTTTCCGTCTCGTCGCGCGTTCGGGTGCGGCGTTGGCGGCGCTCCTCTTTCTGGTACTGACGACACCGCTGATCGACTTGATCGCGCTGATGCGGCGCCTGCGCTTTCCCGACGTCCTGCTTGAACTGATGGTCGTCTGCTATCGCATGCTCTTCGTTTTCTCCGAAGCGCTGCACGACACGCTGACCGCGCAGGCCGCCCGCCTCGGCTATGCCACCCCGCGGCTGGCGCTGCGTTCGCTCGGCCAGTTGACCGCCAACCTGGCGGTGCAGGTCTGGTCGCGCGCGCACGACCTGCACATCGCCGCGCTCGCCCGCAACAACGACGGGCCGCTGCGCTTCATCGAACCGACCTTCGCCGATGCCCGCCGCGATCTCTCGATCGCCGCGCTGGCCGGCAGCATCCTGATTCTCGGAGCCACTCTCCTATGAGCCACCACGACGTCCTGCTGCAGTTCGAGCAGGTGGCCTATCGTTATCCGGACGGCAGTATCGGCCTCGACGGCTGTTCGCTCGGCATCCGCGCCGGCAGCCGCAACGCGCTGCTCGGTGCCAACGGCGCCGGCAAGACGACGCTCTTCCAGCATGCCAACGGCCTGCTCCAGCCGCAGGGCGGCATCGTGCGCTACGCCGGCACGCCCGTCGACTACAGCCGCGCCGGCCTGCGCCGCCTGCGCACCGACATCGGCCTCGTCTTCCAGAACCCCGACCGGCAACTGTTCTCGGCCAGCGTGCGCGAAGACGTCTCCTTCGGCCCGCTCAACCTCGGCCTCGATATCGACACCGTGCGCCAGCGCGTCGATGCGGCGCTCGACGCCGTTGGCCTCGGCCATGCCGCCGACAAGGCCGTGCACAACCTTTCCTTCGGACAGAAAAAGCGCGTCTGCATCGCCGGCGTGCTAGCCATGGAACCCAAGCTGCTGATCCTCGACGAGCCGATGGCCGGACTCGACAATGCCATGCGCGAGGAACTCCTCTCGGTGCTCAACGGGCTTCATGCCAAAGGAATCACGCTGCTGCTCGCCACGCACGACATCGATTTCGCCTACCGCTGGGCCGACGACATCCATCTGATGGCACGCGGCCACTGCACCGCCTCCTTCGCCAGTACGGCGCTGCCGGCGCGCGAGGACGATCTCACGGCCGCCGGACTGCCTTCGCCGCAAGTCATCGCCCTGCACCGGGCGCTGGTCGCGCGCGGCCTGCTGGCGGCAACGCCGCTGCCGCGCTCGCAACGCGAACTCGTCGCGCTTCTCGAAACGGGAGCGCTTTCATGAATGCTGATTTGATTTTCTTTTTTGCGAGGTACTGCCATGGCCGGTAAGGTCTGGTTCATCGGCGCCGGTCCCGGCGATCCCGATCTCATCACCGTCAAGGGCCGCAAACTGCTCGAACAGGCCGGCGCGATCCTCTACGCGGGTTCGCTCGTCGACCAGGCCGCAACGATGTACGCGCCCGAGGGCTGCGTCATCCGCGACTCGAAGGACATGACGCTCGAGGAAATGGTCGCCTGGGTCATCGACCAGACCAGCCGCAATGCCATCGTCGTGCGCCTGCAGACTGGCGACCCTGGCCTCTACGGCGCGCTGATCGAAATGACCCGTCCGCTCACCGCCGCCGGCATCGAGTGGGCCGTAGTTCCGGGCGTCTCGTCGGCGATGGCGTCGATGGCCGCCGCCGGCGAATCGCTGACGCTGCCCGAAGTCACGCAGACCGTCATCCTAACGCGCACGGCCGGCCGCACGCCGATGCCCGAAGGCGAAGACCTCGTCTCGCTGGCGCGCCACCACTGCACGCTGTGCATCTATCTCTCGATCACGCTGCTGCACGAAGTCCAGGCGGCGTTGCGCGAGGCCGGCTGGCGCGAGGACGCGCCGATCCTCGTCGTGCAGAAGGCCAGCTGGCCGGGGCTCGAAAAGATCGTGCGCGGCACGCTCGCCGACATCAAGCGCAAGTGCCAGGACGAAAAGATCGGCAGCCAGGCGATGATCGTCGCCAGCCCGACACTCGGCTCCGCCGACTGGGAAAGTCTGGTGCGCTCCAAGCTCTACGACCCGACCTTCACGCATCGTTTCCGCAAGGCCAGCGAGGACAATGGCAATGACTAAGATGCTCCGCACGACGATCCTGCTGGCCGGACACGGTTCGCGCAACCGCGACGGCAACGATGAGATCGAACGTTTCGCCGCCGCCTGGCGCGAACGCCATCCCGAACTGCGTATCGACGTGTGCTTCATCGAACATGCCGATGTACTACTCGAAGAAGGCCTCGACCGCGCCGCGCGCGATGCCGATGGCGTCATCCTCGTGCCGCTGATTCTCAACGCGGCCGGACACGTCAAGATTGAAATGCCTGCGGCGGTCGCGGCTGCACGCGAACGTCATCCGAAGGTGCGTTTCGTCGTCGCCCGCCACCTCGGCATGGGCCGCGACATCCTCGATGTGCTGCAACGGCAACTCAATCGCCAGATGCGCGCACTGAACGTGCCCGACCCGCAGACGACCGGTGTCATCCTGCTCGGCCGCGGTTCCTCGGACGCCAGCGCCAACGGCGAACTGGCGCGCATGGCACGCTGGATATTCGAGGAAAACGACCACGAACTCGTCGATCTCGCCTTCACCGGCGTCACCTGGCCGCGCCTCGAAACCGTCGTGCAACGCCAGATCAAACTCGGCATGACGCAGATCTGCATCCTGCCGGTCTATCTCTTCACCGGCGTGCTGATCGAGCGCATCGCCGCGCAGGTCGAGCGCCTCAAGCAGCAATACCCGCAGGTCGCCTTCGCGGTCGGCAACTACTTCGGTTTCGAGCCGGAAATTTTCGCGATTCTCGACCGCCGCATCGGCGACGACGAACTTTCCGGCGGCGGACTGCTCGAATGCGACGGCTGCAAGTATCGCGAAGCCGCTGAAGGCGAGCATCTGCACGATCACAGCCACACCGGGACCGGCGCCTGCGCCCGCCACGCCGAGCACGCGCATGAACACGCGCACTGCCACCACGCCCATCCTCACCGCTGAACGCTTATGACCACCAACATCGTTACCGAACAACTGACCGCCGCCGGCCGTGCCATCGAGCATGATTCGTTCGCGATCATCGACGCCGAAGCCGGCCCGCACGCCTACACCGCCGAACAGTGGCCGCTGGTGCGCCGCATGATCCACGCCAACGCCGACTTCGAATTCAACGGCCTCACGCTGTTCCACCCGGACGCGATGCGCGCCGGCCTCGCCGCCGTGCTCAAGGGCGGCACGCCCGTCGTCGCCGACACCGAGATGATCTGCGTCGGCCTGTCGAAGCCACGCCTCGCGCATTTCGGCATGAGCACGCTGCACACCATCTCCGATCCCGATGTCATCGAGCGCGCCCACGCCGAGGGCACGACCCGCGCCGTGCAGGCCATGCGCAAGGCGCATCGTCTCGGCAAGCTCGACGGCGGCATCGTCGCCATCGGCAACGCACCGACCGCGCTGCTCGAAGTCATCCGCCTGATTCGCGAAGAGGGTGTGCGCCCGGCGCTGATCGTCGGTATGCCGGTGGGATTCGTCTCGGCGGTCGAGTCGAAGGATGAGCTGATGACGCTGAACGAAGTCCCCTGGGTCGCAATCAAGGGCCGCAAGGGCGGATCGACGCTCGTCGTCGCCGCCGTGCATGCGCTGCTGGGGCTCGCCGAAGCCGAGCAGAAGAAGGTGGCATGAGCGACACACCCGCCCCCGAGAAAGTCCGCAAGGGCGACGCCAGACGCAAGCGCGGCGGCCGCAGCGGCTTCACGACCGGTGCCTGCGCCGCCGCGGCGGCGCGTGCGGCGACGCTCGGCCTCGTCAACGGCGAAGTCCCGGATGTCATCGTCTCGCATCTACCCAACGGCCATGACATCAGTTTCCCGGTCACCGATGCGCGTATTGCCGACGGCATTGCTCATGCCGTCATCATCAAGGATGCCGGCGACGATCCGGACGCGACGAACGGCGCGCATCTCACTGCCGACGTGCGGCGCCTGCCCGGCGAAGCCGGCCGCATCGTGCTCAAGGGCGGCATCGGCGTCGGCACCGTCACCAAGGAAGGCCTTGGCCTCGAAGTCGGCGGACCGGCGATCAACCCGGTGCCGCGCCGCAATATCACCGAGAACGTGCAGGCTGTCGCCGGCACGCTGCTCGACAGCGACGGTCTCGAAGTGACGATCTCGGTGCCGGGCGGCGACGAGATGGCAAAGAAAACGCTCAACGCCCGCCTTGGCATTCTCGGCGGCATCTCGATCCTCGGCACCACCGGCATCGTCCGCCCCTACTCGACCGCGGCCTTCCGCGCCAGCGTCGTGCAGGCGATCGACGTCGCCGCCAACCAGGGCCAGACCGACATCGTTTTCACCACCGGCGGACGCAGCGAAAAATTCGCCATGGGCCAACTACCGGCGCTCGACGAATCCTGCTTCGTGCAGATGGGCGACTTCGTCAAGGCGGCGTTCCAGGCGGCGATCAAGAACAAGATGGCACGCGTCTACATTGGCGCGATGGCCGGCAAGCTGACCAAGATGGGTCAGGGCCTCGCCGTGACCCACGCATGGAAGGCCGAGATCGATCGCGACCTGCTCGCCGAATGCGCGCAGGAAGTCGGCGCCGCGCCCGACCTCGTCGCCGAGATCCGTTCGGCCGAGACGGCGCGCTTCGCCGCCGACCGCCTCGTCGCGCTGGGCCTGTCGGTCGAATTCCACCGCGCACTCGCCAAGCGCGCAATCCGCAGCCTGAAATCCTGTTATCCGGGCAAGTACCACCTCAGCGTGCTGGCCTGCGACTTCGACGGCAAGTTCATCGTCCGCGTCGACGAAGCCGAAGCACTGGAGCCCACGGCATGAGCCACTGCACCCTGATCGGCATTCTCGACGACGGCTGGGCCGGACTCGCCGACGCCGCGCGCGAACGCATCGCGGCCGCCGGCGTCGTCATCGGCGCCCGGCGCACGCTCGAGCTCGTGCGCCCGCATCTCGCTGCCGGCGCCATCACCCACGACATGGACGGCGCGCTCGCCGCCGTCGCCGACTGGACCCGCGATGCCCTCGCCGCCGGCCAACCGGTCGCCGTGCTCGCCACCGGCGACCCGCTCTGTCATGGCCTCGCTGCCTGGCTCGACGGCAAGTTGGGCGGCAAGCTCGACATCCTGCCGAATCTGTCGACGCTGCAACTCGCCTGCACCCGCTTCAAGCAGCCGTGGAATGACATCGCCATCGCCTCCTGCCACGGCAAGGATGCCGGCGAATGGTTCGTCGGCGCGACACCGGCACACGGCCTCTACGCCGCGATGCGCGCCATCGCGCTGAACACGGCGGTCTTCCTGTTCACCGGTCCGGAAAATACGCCGGCGCGGCTCGCCCGCGCCTTGCGCCTCGCCGGTTATGCCGACGACGAGATCACGCTGTCGGTCGCCTGCCGGCTGCAGTTGCCCGACGAAACGCTGTTCCCGGCGCTGACGCTCGACGTCGCCGCCGCCACCGACTTCCCGACGCCGAACGTCGTGCTGGTGCAGCGGCGTGCCGCCGCGCCGATGCCGGCCTTCGGTCTGGAAGATCTCGAATACATCCAGCGCAGCCCGGAAAAGGGACTGATCACCAAGCAGGAAGCGCGTGCCGTCTCACTCGCCAAGCTGCGCATCGCGCCGGCTGCGACGGTCTGGGACATCGGCGCCGGCGCCGGCTCGATCGGCCTCGAAGCCGCCCGCCTGGCGCCGCACGGCCACGTCTGGGCGATCGAGAAGAACGCCGGCGACGCCGCCAACGCGCGCGCCAACGCCGCGCGTTTCCGCCTCGGCAACTACACGCTGATGGACGGCAAGGCGCCCGAACACCTCGACACCTGGCCGAACCCCGACGCCGTCTTCATCGGCGGCTCGGGCGGCGAACTCGCCGGCCTGATCCGCCTGATCCTCGACCGCCTGAACCCCGGCGGCCGGCTGGTGATGAACTTCGTCACCCTCGAAAACCTCGCCACCGCCACTACCGCACTCGCCGACGCCGGCGCCGCGTGGGACGTCATCCAGCTGCAAGCGAGCCGCAGCCAACCGATTCTCGACATGCACCGGATGGCGGCCCAGAACCCCGTCTGGATCATCACCGCCAGCAAACCGCAGGAAGCTCCCCATGACTGACACGAAAACTTACGGAAAACTGATCGGCGCCTCGCTCGGACCGGGCGATCCCGACCTCATCACCCGGCGCGCCTGGGCGGCGCTGCAATCGGGCGCGCGCTGGATCTATCCGGTCAAGAAAGCGCAGGAAATCTCCTACGCGCTGTCGATCGTCCAGAACGGCGGCCTGCCGGTCCCGACCGACGCGGTCGAACTCGTCTTCCCGATGACGCGCGACGCCGAAGCGCTCGGCAAAGCCTGGACGCGTGCCGCGCGCCAGACCGTCGAGCTGCTCGCCGAAGGCCGTGACGTGGTCTTCCTCGTCGAAGGTGACGCCTCGACCTTCGCCACCTTCGGCCACCTCGCCCGCGTCGTGCGCGAGATCGTGCCGGAAATCGAAGTCGACACAATTCCGGGCGTTTCCTCCTTCACCGCCGCCGCTGCCGCCACCGGCCTGCCGCTCGCCGAAGAAGACGAGACGCTGGCGATCATCCCGACCGCCTACGGCATCGGCGTCATCGAGCATATGCTCGACGAATTCGACACGCTGATCCTGCTGAAAGTGAAGCCGCTGCTCGACGACGTCATCGACCTGCTGGAACGCCGCGGCATCCTCGCCACCAGCTGCTTCATCGAGAAGGTCGGTTCGCCCGACGAGCGCATCGTGCGCGATCTCGCCACGCTCAAGGGCGAGACGGTCAATTACCTGTCGCTGCTGATCGTGCGCAACGCCAAGCGCCAGCGCGGCGAACTGCGCCGCGGCTGCCGCCAGCGCAAGGAAGCGGCCGAGGCGCGCGCCAATGCGTGAGCGGCTCAAGGCCCTGCGTGAGGCGGCCGCCCAGGTCGCCGACGCAGCTGCCACAACCGCGCCCCCACCCATCAAGGTGGCACCGGGGCTGGCGGGTTCGCTGCGCGCCGCACGCCAGCTGCTCGCAGAGGAAAAGCTGGCGCGGGCGCCGGACTTCGCCGGACGCGTCGCCGTCGTCGCCATCACCCGGCACGCCATCACCCTCGCCGGCAAGGTCGTCGCTGCACTGCCGGACGCGCGTCTGCACGTCCCGGAAAAATTTCTCGCCGAGGCCGAGCGTTGCGCCCCGGGCGCCGTCGTCGCCTACGCCGGAAAGACCGGCGACGAGCTCGGCCGCCTCTTCGGAACGGTCGACGGCATCGTCGCCATCTTCTCGCTCGGTGCGCTGGTGCGCCTGATCGCCCCGCATCTCAAATCGAAGGAAACCGACCCGGCCGTCGTCGTGCTCGACGAGGAAGGCCGTTTCGCCATCCCGATGCTCTCCGGCCACCTCGGCGGCGCCAATGCGCTCGCCGGGCGGCTCGCCGTGGTCCTCGGTGCAACGCCGGTGCTCACCACCGCCTCCGACGTGCGCGAAACGCTCGCCGTCGATCTGCTCGGCCGCGAACTCGGCTGGGCGCTCGACGCCACGCATGAAGCGCTCGTCCACGCCAGCGCCGCCGTCGTCAATGACGAACCGGTGGCGCTCGTGCAGGAAGCCGGCAGCCCGGACTGGTGGACGCGCCACGCCAACGG
Proteins encoded in this region:
- the cbiE gene encoding precorrin-6y C5,15-methyltransferase (decarboxylating) subunit CbiE, with translation MSHCTLIGILDDGWAGLADAARERIAAAGVVIGARRTLELVRPHLAAGAITHDMDGALAAVADWTRDALAAGQPVAVLATGDPLCHGLAAWLDGKLGGKLDILPNLSTLQLACTRFKQPWNDIAIASCHGKDAGEWFVGATPAHGLYAAMRAIALNTAVFLFTGPENTPARLARALRLAGYADDEITLSVACRLQLPDETLFPALTLDVAAATDFPTPNVVLVQRRAAAPMPAFGLEDLEYIQRSPEKGLITKQEARAVSLAKLRIAPAATVWDIGAGAGSIGLEAARLAPHGHVWAIEKNAGDAANARANAARFRLGNYTLMDGKAPEHLDTWPNPDAVFIGGSGGELAGLIRLILDRLNPGGRLVMNFVTLENLATATTALADAGAAWDVIQLQASRSQPILDMHRMAAQNPVWIITASKPQEAPHD
- the cobI gene encoding precorrin-2 C(20)-methyltransferase, translating into MTDTKTYGKLIGASLGPGDPDLITRRAWAALQSGARWIYPVKKAQEISYALSIVQNGGLPVPTDAVELVFPMTRDAEALGKAWTRAARQTVELLAEGRDVVFLVEGDASTFATFGHLARVVREIVPEIEVDTIPGVSSFTAAAAATGLPLAEEDETLAIIPTAYGIGVIEHMLDEFDTLILLKVKPLLDDVIDLLERRGILATSCFIEKVGSPDERIVRDLATLKGETVNYLSLLIVRNAKRQRGELRRGCRQRKEAAEARANA
- a CDS encoding cobalamin biosynthesis central domain-containing protein, with translation MRERLKALREAAAQVADAAATTAPPPIKVAPGLAGSLRAARQLLAEEKLARAPDFAGRVAVVAITRHAITLAGKVVAALPDARLHVPEKFLAEAERCAPGAVVAYAGKTGDELGRLFGTVDGIVAIFSLGALVRLIAPHLKSKETDPAVVVLDEEGRFAIPMLSGHLGGANALAGRLAVVLGATPVLTTASDVRETLAVDLLGRELGWALDATHEALVHASAAVVNDEPVALVQEAGSPDWWTRHANGRRGPLPANLTRFDRLEDVDPARYAAVLIVTQRALPGNYADALAGRCVIYRPQEDA